A portion of the Chloroflexaceae bacterium genome contains these proteins:
- a CDS encoding GNAT family N-acetyltransferase, whose amino-acid sequence MTRSIAPFQPNMEASVTLRARDGREVRVRHMRRADAELLIRLFYRLSPETRYRRFFVPLNDVDEARVRQEAARLATIDPARETALIAIVDEEGREEAVAVARFARLQEHETACEASIVIRDDYQGVGIGRQLFDLLVQTAMARGFRHMILLTHADNAGMIALVQGLGMPYQGRYSSGLYEIDLQLTDFGRPIFPFTAPEGSRDG is encoded by the coding sequence GTGACCCGATCTATCGCTCCGTTCCAACCGAATATGGAAGCGTCCGTGACCCTGCGCGCCCGCGATGGCCGGGAGGTGCGCGTGCGGCACATGCGTCGCGCGGACGCCGAGTTGCTTATCCGCTTGTTCTACCGGCTCTCGCCGGAGACGCGCTACCGGCGCTTCTTTGTGCCGCTCAACGATGTTGATGAGGCGCGGGTGCGTCAGGAGGCCGCCCGTCTGGCGACGATTGACCCCGCGCGGGAAACGGCCTTGATCGCCATAGTGGACGAAGAGGGCCGCGAGGAGGCTGTCGCGGTGGCTCGCTTCGCGCGTCTGCAAGAACACGAGACGGCCTGCGAAGCCTCGATTGTCATCCGCGACGATTATCAGGGGGTAGGCATCGGTCGCCAGCTCTTCGATCTCCTGGTGCAGACGGCCATGGCTCGCGGCTTCCGCCACATGATCCTGCTGACCCACGCCGACAATGCCGGCATGATAGCCCTGGTCCAGGGCCTGGGGATGCCCTATCAGGGACGCTATAGTTCTGGTCTCTACGAGATTGACCTGCAATTGACCGATTTCGGCAGGCCAATCTTCCCTTTTACTGCGCCTGAAGGTTCGCGAGACGGCTAG
- a CDS encoding alpha/beta hydrolase, with protein sequence MRRMSTLLGLAAGSALAAAGGLLGAAWYVSARVSPEPRRTYQDAYFMTPWELDLPFEEVSFASADGLRLRGWWLPRERPRAVIVGCHGHSGRKDELLGIGSRCWRAGYSVLLFDFRGRGDSDPWPRTLVSREVDDLRAALAFARGRAPGLRLALIGYSMGAAVALLAAPDEADVAAVVADSSFTSGRDIVAHALRQQLRVPVGALLRATDEVVWRRHGYRFTQARPIDAIGRLAPRPVLIIHGAADTVTPVEHAWRLYAAAGEPRELWIVEEADHCGAYFADRPEYCRRVVGFFDQYLGSIET encoded by the coding sequence ATGCGCCGAATGTCCACCCTGCTCGGCCTCGCCGCCGGGAGCGCGCTGGCGGCTGCGGGCGGCTTGCTCGGGGCGGCCTGGTACGTCAGCGCGCGCGTCAGCCCGGAGCCGCGCCGCACCTACCAGGATGCGTATTTTATGACCCCCTGGGAGCTGGATCTGCCTTTCGAGGAGGTGAGCTTCGCGAGCGCCGATGGTCTGCGCCTGCGGGGATGGTGGCTCCCCCGGGAGCGCCCCCGCGCAGTGATTGTCGGTTGCCATGGTCACTCCGGGCGCAAGGACGAGTTGCTTGGCATCGGCTCGCGCTGCTGGCGCGCTGGCTACAGTGTGCTGCTGTTTGACTTTCGCGGGCGCGGCGACTCCGATCCCTGGCCGCGAACCCTGGTGAGCCGCGAGGTAGACGACCTGCGCGCGGCGCTGGCATTCGCCCGCGGACGCGCGCCTGGTCTACGTCTGGCGCTTATCGGCTATTCGATGGGGGCCGCCGTGGCCCTCCTCGCTGCGCCCGACGAGGCGGACGTGGCGGCCGTCGTGGCCGATAGTTCGTTCACCTCAGGGCGTGACATTGTGGCCCACGCCCTGCGCCAGCAGTTGCGTGTGCCAGTCGGGGCGCTCCTGCGCGCCACCGACGAAGTGGTGTGGCGGCGGCATGGTTACCGCTTCACGCAGGCCCGCCCCATTGACGCCATCGGGCGTCTGGCGCCTCGCCCGGTGCTCATCATTCACGGCGCGGCCGATACGGTGACCCCGGTCGAACACGCCTGGCGCCTCTATGCTGCCGCTGGCGAACCACGCGAACTGTGGATCGTCGAGGAGGCCGATCACTGCGGCGCCTACTTCGCCGACCGGCCCGAATATTGCCGCCGCGTGGTGGGCTTTTTCGACCAGTACCTTGGCAGTATCGAGACGTGA
- a CDS encoding MFS transporter: MFKNRIFRAVVSGHFAIDVLNSSGAVLLAVLREPLGLSYAQIGAALTAYLLIGSLSQPVFGWLSDRLAGRWMVLAGAGLAWVALFFALVAVAPTWALLLPVFMLAPLGSGLFHPIGTAASAAAVPQRAASATSTFFFFGQLGLAVGPFLAGALTGRFGAPGLLPLTLLALIPAIMLLHARRDEAGLPPRRSRQPGPAGAVQAWTAASIALIAGFVVLVAVRSSIQQVYMSFLPQLFQSRGWDPALFGLLSGAFMGAGAAGQLVSGHLADRHGMRIATVAPLLLGVPAGLLGLLAQPVWAAFTGCIAAGFLFGGQHSVLVVHAQRLLPVKQGFAAGLILGFTFASGAIGTALAGFLADIVGLETVMVWTTALGVPAALLALTLPGRQAAAPAPTVATAD; this comes from the coding sequence ATGTTCAAGAACCGGATCTTTCGGGCCGTTGTTAGCGGCCATTTCGCGATTGACGTTCTCAATAGCAGCGGCGCGGTGCTCCTGGCGGTGCTTCGCGAACCTCTGGGCCTGAGCTATGCCCAGATCGGCGCAGCACTGACGGCCTATTTGCTGATCGGCTCGCTCTCTCAACCGGTCTTCGGCTGGCTCTCCGACCGCCTGGCCGGGCGCTGGATGGTCCTGGCGGGGGCGGGCCTGGCCTGGGTGGCGCTGTTTTTCGCCCTTGTGGCCGTCGCGCCTACCTGGGCCTTGCTCCTGCCTGTGTTCATGCTGGCGCCCCTGGGCAGCGGCCTGTTCCACCCCATCGGCACGGCGGCCTCGGCGGCGGCTGTGCCGCAGCGGGCCGCCAGCGCCACCTCGACGTTCTTTTTCTTTGGCCAGCTCGGGCTGGCGGTCGGCCCCTTCCTCGCCGGCGCCCTGACGGGGCGATTCGGCGCCCCCGGCTTGCTCCCGCTGACGCTGCTGGCCCTGATCCCCGCCATAATGCTCCTGCACGCCCGCCGCGACGAGGCCGGCCTTCCCCCCCGCCGCAGCAGGCAACCCGGCCCCGCTGGCGCCGTCCAGGCGTGGACCGCGGCAAGCATCGCCCTGATTGCCGGTTTCGTGGTGCTGGTGGCGGTGCGCTCGTCAATCCAGCAGGTGTATATGTCGTTCCTGCCGCAACTCTTTCAGAGCCGGGGCTGGGACCCGGCCCTGTTCGGGCTGCTGTCGGGCGCCTTTATGGGCGCGGGCGCGGCGGGCCAGCTCGTCAGCGGCCATCTGGCTGACCGCCATGGCATGCGCATCGCGACTGTGGCCCCGCTTTTGCTCGGCGTGCCCGCCGGGTTGCTCGGCCTCCTGGCCCAACCGGTCTGGGCGGCCTTCACGGGCTGCATTGCCGCCGGTTTTCTGTTTGGCGGCCAGCATAGCGTGCTGGTGGTCCATGCCCAGCGGCTGCTGCCGGTGAAGCAGGGCTTCGCCGCGGGCCTGATCCTCGGCTTCACCTTCGCCAGCGGCGCGATTGGCACCGCCCTCGCTGGCTTCCTGGCCGACATCGTTGGTCTCGAGACAGTAATGGTCTGGACGACTGCGCTGGGCGTGCCGGCGGCTCTGCTGGCGCTCACCCTCCCCGGGCGACAAGCGGCGGCCCCGGCGCCGACGGTGGCTACGGCGGATTAG
- a CDS encoding RDD family protein, with product MDQLHYYVETPEVVPISYRVAGAASRCLAATLDTLLILLLQIVLGVSALSLNALNQAIDGAGSVFYALWAILAFVLLWGYYLFFELLWSGQTPGKRLFGLRVLREGGRPIDFSASAVRNLVRAVDFLPFAYGLGVLVMFADSRARRLGDLAAGTLVVREGLPITLADLSRGAAPVALPPRDPEAPPTPLLPNLHLLTPADYALAEDFLRRRDQLGPGPRRELAAALAANLRARLGMASTGDPERFIEHLVREYRVILDF from the coding sequence ATGGATCAGCTCCACTACTACGTCGAAACCCCCGAAGTTGTGCCAATCAGTTACCGGGTGGCCGGGGCCGCGTCGCGTTGTCTGGCAGCGACGCTTGACACCCTGCTGATCCTGCTCTTGCAGATCGTCCTGGGCGTGTCGGCCCTGTCGCTCAACGCGCTCAACCAGGCGATCGACGGGGCTGGCTCGGTGTTTTATGCCCTCTGGGCCATTCTGGCGTTTGTGCTGCTCTGGGGTTACTACCTGTTCTTTGAACTGCTCTGGTCCGGGCAAACGCCCGGCAAGCGGCTGTTCGGGCTGCGGGTGCTGCGCGAGGGTGGCCGGCCGATTGATTTCAGCGCCTCAGCCGTGCGGAATCTGGTGCGCGCGGTGGATTTTCTGCCCTTCGCCTATGGTCTGGGCGTTCTGGTGATGTTCGCCGACTCGCGAGCGCGGCGGCTGGGCGATCTGGCAGCCGGTACGCTGGTGGTGCGCGAGGGATTGCCGATCACTCTGGCCGATCTCAGCCGTGGCGCGGCGCCGGTTGCCCTGCCGCCGCGCGACCCCGAAGCGCCGCCGACCCCTCTGCTCCCCAATTTGCACCTCCTCACTCCCGCCGACTACGCGCTGGCGGAAGATTTTTTGCGCCGCCGCGACCAGCTCGGCCCCGGTCCTCGCAGAGAACTTGCCGCCGCTCTGGCCGCCAATCTGCGCGCCCGTCTCGGCATGGCCTCCACGGGCGACCCCGAGCGCTTCATCGAACATCTGGTGCGTGAATACCGGGTGATTTTAGATTTTTGA
- the miaA gene encoding tRNA (adenosine(37)-N6)-dimethylallyltransferase MiaA produces the protein MPPLIAIVGPTAVGKTALAIALARRIGGEVVSADSRQIYRKMDIGTAKPTLEERAAVPHHLIDIRDPDEEFSLATYQELATEAIAAITGRGRVPLLVGGTGQYLAAVLEGWQIPRVAPQPDLRAALEREAAESGAESLHARLAAVDPLAAARIPATNVRRVVRALEVYTLTGEPISAQQRREPPPYQIRTIWLTRPRNELYARADARVEAMIAAGLVDEVAGLLAAGYGWNLPAMSSLGYIQFRPYFEGRAGLAACIERLKFDTHAFIRRQAAWFRRLPKVEVWTTEHPEWRETVDISL, from the coding sequence CTGCCGCCGCTGATCGCCATTGTCGGGCCGACCGCGGTTGGCAAGACGGCCCTGGCCATCGCGCTTGCGCGCCGGATCGGCGGCGAGGTCGTCTCCGCCGACTCACGCCAGATCTACCGGAAAATGGACATCGGCACGGCGAAGCCCACACTGGAGGAGCGGGCGGCCGTTCCGCACCATCTGATTGACATTCGCGACCCCGACGAGGAGTTCTCGCTGGCGACCTATCAAGAACTGGCAACGGAAGCCATCGCGGCCATTACGGGGCGCGGGCGCGTGCCATTGCTGGTCGGGGGCACGGGCCAGTACCTGGCGGCGGTGCTCGAGGGCTGGCAGATCCCCCGCGTTGCGCCACAGCCCGACCTGCGAGCGGCGCTGGAGCGCGAGGCTGCCGAAAGCGGCGCGGAGTCGCTCCATGCGCGCCTGGCTGCGGTTGACCCGCTGGCCGCGGCGCGCATCCCCGCCACCAACGTGCGCCGCGTGGTGCGCGCCCTGGAGGTGTACACGCTGACAGGCGAGCCGATTTCCGCGCAGCAGCGACGCGAGCCGCCGCCCTACCAGATCCGCACCATCTGGCTGACCCGCCCGCGCAATGAACTCTATGCCCGCGCCGACGCCCGGGTTGAAGCCATGATCGCCGCCGGGCTGGTTGACGAGGTGGCGGGGTTGCTGGCCGCCGGCTACGGCTGGAACCTGCCGGCCATGTCGAGCCTGGGGTACATCCAGTTCCGCCCCTACTTCGAGGGCCGGGCCGGCCTGGCGGCATGCATCGAGCGGCTGAAGTTCGACACCCACGCCTTCATCCGGCGCCAGGCAGCCTGGTTCCGCCGGCTGCCCAAGGTGGAGGTCTGGACGACCGAGCACCCGGAGTGGCGGGAGACGGTCGATATTTCCTTGTAG
- the trmD gene encoding tRNA (guanosine(37)-N1)-methyltransferase TrmD, with protein MIFDILTLFPGMFAGPLSESILKRARQAGLIQVRLHNIRDWAADRHRTTDDAPYGGGPGMVMKAEPLAACIRAVLVLPPETAAPPPVILLTPDGEVFTQATAQELAAMERLVLVCGRYEGIDERVREALITRELSIGDYVLTGGELAAMVVVDAVARLVPGVIDTESLAEESHSDGLLEYPHYTRPPVWEGRPVPPVLVSGHHGEVAKWRRRERLRRTLLRRPDLLERARAAGRLTPDDLAWLAELGWAPGE; from the coding sequence GTGATCTTCGATATTCTCACCCTCTTTCCCGGCATGTTTGCCGGGCCGCTTAGTGAGAGCATCCTCAAGCGAGCCCGGCAGGCCGGGCTGATCCAGGTGCGCCTGCACAACATCCGTGACTGGGCTGCCGACCGCCATCGCACTACCGATGACGCGCCCTATGGCGGCGGCCCGGGCATGGTGATGAAAGCCGAACCACTGGCCGCCTGCATCCGCGCCGTGCTCGTCCTGCCGCCCGAGACCGCCGCGCCTCCCCCGGTGATCCTGCTGACGCCCGATGGCGAGGTCTTTACCCAGGCCACAGCGCAGGAACTGGCGGCCATGGAGCGCCTGGTGCTCGTCTGCGGGCGCTACGAGGGGATTGACGAGCGGGTGCGCGAGGCGCTGATCACCCGTGAGCTGAGCATTGGCGATTATGTGCTGACAGGCGGAGAACTGGCTGCCATGGTGGTGGTTGACGCCGTGGCGCGGCTCGTTCCCGGCGTGATTGACACCGAGTCGCTGGCCGAAGAGAGCCACAGTGATGGTCTGCTCGAATATCCGCACTACACCCGCCCGCCGGTCTGGGAGGGTCGCCCGGTGCCCCCGGTGCTCGTGTCCGGACATCACGGCGAGGTGGCGAAGTGGCGCCGGCGTGAGCGCCTGCGTCGCACCCTGCTGCGCCGGCCCGACTTGCTGGAGCGCGCCCGCGCAGCGGGACGGCTCACGCCCGACGATCTGGCGTGGCTTGCCGAGCTGGGGTGGGCGCCTGGGGAGTAA
- a CDS encoding DUF2298 domain-containing protein, which yields MLNLRWAYLWLLLLPALVVPILWQTAGGAAVQPGARPDQSGLTGFTSPEAGPAGPWRWSVALEAGLSLPGGGLPGVLTLRGAAAPGAGLEIEAGTTRVTLPPGATPPQLRRYALLVASPDPLGWLDLRIRAAPLASIEGRRLGFALAEAHITPVTRRFRLPPAFAWLVLGSAPLLIAAALRLAGLPRQVAVLSGAAAGTALALVWAIRPEAVGPLLRDMRAFLDPLVLRWWLAAQAAGLAGLPCAWLLLRRLPLGGYPLAKIIGLFLITLGSWAIAVAGVAPFGPPLVATLWLGLLLGGWGAWVRAGRAGSLPPPRLTWRAVAGWELLFVAGLFAGALLRWHGAVGPALTGTEKPMEMAILNAVLRYDRFPPLDPWFAGFGINYYYFGYVSVAVLALITATEAAFAFNLGFALIVALTITGTAYLSVALAALTPAARGRGASVLALLAITLTLVAGNQAAALHLLTGSHLARALDAGQLAEALVQRLGGAETLRLSRPVPPSWDGPEFDAIQPSAPGAFDWFRPSRAVYDDVRLPDGSVERRYAITEFPAFSLYLGDLHPHVLAMPVNLLALALALALAAGNPPIALAVSAGIVVGSLYSLNAWDAPTYGVICAGAVLLGCRGAGGLDRRRALSGLLALLIGAGLAALPFVLTFSPPAGAATGAWFADMPLVGRIASTFGLARNRTPLHSFLGMFGLFLPPLLGLALRQTVAGPWRRTLLALLLFSPVAGILAGFPLLFLLPLAILLAHGAWRALSPAEALVGWAGAVGATALLVPEAVFIRDHLEGEMSRMITIFKFFYQGWLLWGLAASYAVWRILLAGPRQRLDLLWSLPAAALLAGALVYPIGLRWAEPWRPGERTFDGLAFLAREAPDELAAIRWLAANVAPAERVLTGFCNCDYERVSRVGALSGAQTLLGWLDGHERVWRSGRPDHLAEMARRERDIPAIYGASDCATALALLRDHQIAYVYFGPVERGLYGAASERLFAANLPVAFGAGDVRIYRNEELFHARGDEVVIGND from the coding sequence ATGCTTAATCTACGATGGGCGTATCTATGGCTGTTACTGCTGCCCGCGCTGGTCGTGCCAATCCTCTGGCAGACTGCCGGGGGCGCGGCGGTTCAACCGGGCGCCCGGCCTGACCAGAGTGGTCTTACCGGCTTCACCTCGCCCGAAGCGGGGCCTGCTGGCCCGTGGCGCTGGAGCGTCGCCCTGGAAGCCGGGCTGTCGCTCCCCGGCGGCGGGCTTCCGGGCGTCCTGACCCTGCGAGGCGCGGCCGCCCCCGGCGCCGGTCTGGAGATCGAGGCCGGGACGACGCGCGTCACGCTGCCCCCCGGCGCAACACCTCCGCAACTCCGGCGCTACGCCCTCCTGGTCGCCTCGCCTGATCCCCTTGGCTGGCTGGACCTGCGCATCCGCGCGGCGCCGCTGGCGAGCATCGAGGGACGACGCCTGGGGTTCGCCCTGGCCGAGGCGCACATCACGCCGGTCACGCGCCGATTCCGGCTGCCGCCAGCGTTCGCATGGCTCGTCCTGGGCAGCGCGCCGCTGCTGATCGCCGCGGCGTTGCGCCTCGCCGGCTTGCCGCGCCAGGTCGCCGTTCTCAGCGGCGCCGCGGCGGGAACGGCGCTGGCGCTGGTCTGGGCCATCCGGCCCGAGGCGGTGGGGCCGCTGTTGCGCGACATGCGGGCCTTTCTTGACCCGCTGGTGCTGCGCTGGTGGCTGGCGGCTCAGGCTGCGGGCCTGGCCGGCCTGCCATGCGCCTGGCTCCTCCTGCGACGGCTGCCGCTCGGCGGCTACCCCCTGGCGAAGATCATCGGGCTGTTCCTGATCACCCTGGGAAGCTGGGCCATCGCTGTGGCCGGGGTGGCGCCCTTCGGGCCGCCCCTGGTCGCAACGCTCTGGCTCGGGCTGCTGCTGGGCGGCTGGGGCGCCTGGGTCCGGGCCGGCCGCGCGGGCAGCCTGCCGCCCCCGCGGCTGACCTGGCGCGCCGTGGCGGGCTGGGAACTCCTCTTCGTCGCGGGGCTGTTCGCAGGCGCGCTGCTGCGCTGGCACGGCGCGGTTGGTCCGGCGCTCACCGGCACCGAGAAGCCCATGGAGATGGCCATCCTCAACGCCGTGCTGCGCTACGACCGCTTCCCGCCGCTGGACCCCTGGTTCGCCGGATTCGGGATCAATTACTACTACTTCGGCTATGTGAGCGTGGCCGTCCTCGCCCTTATCACCGCCACGGAAGCCGCCTTCGCCTTCAACCTGGGCTTTGCCCTGATCGTGGCCCTGACCATCACCGGCACGGCCTACCTGTCCGTGGCCCTGGCGGCGCTGACGCCCGCAGCGCGCGGGCGCGGCGCGAGCGTCCTGGCCCTGCTCGCGATTACGCTGACGCTGGTAGCGGGCAATCAGGCCGCGGCGCTGCACCTCCTCACCGGCTCGCACCTGGCCCGCGCCCTCGACGCCGGGCAACTCGCCGAGGCCCTGGTCCAGCGGCTCGGCGGCGCGGAAACCCTGCGTCTGAGCCGCCCCGTGCCGCCCAGTTGGGACGGGCCAGAGTTCGACGCCATTCAGCCGTCGGCTCCCGGCGCATTCGACTGGTTCCGGCCTTCGCGGGCGGTCTACGACGATGTGCGCCTGCCCGACGGGAGCGTGGAGCGGCGCTACGCGATCACCGAGTTTCCGGCGTTCAGCCTCTACCTGGGCGATCTGCACCCTCACGTGCTGGCCATGCCGGTCAACCTGCTGGCCCTGGCCCTGGCCCTGGCCCTGGCCGCGGGCAACCCGCCGATCGCCCTCGCTGTCAGCGCCGGGATTGTCGTGGGCTCGCTCTACAGCCTGAATGCCTGGGACGCGCCGACCTACGGGGTGATCTGCGCGGGAGCTGTACTGCTCGGATGTCGGGGCGCGGGCGGTCTCGACCGGCGACGCGCGCTGTCAGGGCTGCTCGCGCTGCTGATCGGCGCCGGTCTTGCCGCGCTGCCCTTCGTTCTCACCTTCAGCCCGCCCGCTGGCGCGGCCACGGGCGCGTGGTTCGCCGATATGCCGCTGGTCGGGCGCATCGCCAGCACCTTCGGCCTGGCCCGGAACCGCACGCCGCTGCACAGCTTCCTGGGGATGTTCGGCCTGTTCCTCCCGCCGCTCCTCGGTCTGGCGCTCCGGCAGACCGTCGCGGGACCGTGGAGGCGAACGCTCCTCGCGCTGCTGTTGTTCAGCCCGGTGGCCGGCATCCTGGCTGGCTTCCCGCTGCTCTTCCTGCTGCCGCTGGCTATCCTGCTGGCCCATGGAGCGTGGCGAGCACTATCCCCTGCCGAGGCCCTTGTTGGCTGGGCAGGCGCTGTGGGCGCGACGGCGCTGCTGGTGCCCGAGGCGGTGTTCATCCGTGACCATCTGGAGGGCGAGATGAGCCGGATGATCACCATCTTCAAGTTCTTCTACCAGGGCTGGCTGCTCTGGGGCCTGGCGGCGTCCTACGCCGTCTGGCGCATCCTGCTGGCGGGGCCGCGTCAGCGCCTGGATCTGCTGTGGAGCCTGCCCGCGGCGGCGTTGCTGGCGGGGGCGCTGGTTTACCCCATCGGGCTGCGCTGGGCCGAACCGTGGCGGCCGGGCGAGCGCACCTTCGACGGGCTGGCCTTTCTGGCCCGCGAGGCGCCGGACGAACTGGCGGCCATTCGCTGGCTGGCCGCCAACGTGGCCCCCGCAGAACGAGTGCTCACCGGATTCTGCAACTGCGACTATGAACGGGTAAGCCGCGTGGGCGCCCTCAGCGGCGCGCAGACCCTGCTGGGCTGGCTGGATGGCCATGAGCGCGTATGGCGCAGCGGCCGTCCCGATCACCTGGCCGAGATGGCGCGGCGCGAGCGTGACATTCCGGCAATCTACGGCGCGAGCGACTGTGCGACCGCCCTGGCCCTGCTGCGCGACCACCAGATCGCTTATGTCTACTTCGGACCGGTCGAGCGCGGATTGTACGGGGCAGCCAGCGAGCGCCTCTTTGCCGCTAATTTGCCTGTGGCTTTTGGCGCCGGGGATGTGCGAATATACCGCAATGAAGAATTATTTCATGCAAGGGGCGACGAAGTTGTGATAGGGAACGACTAA
- a CDS encoding amidohydrolase, with protein MGSVLVLYNGPIYTFTAEAPTAQALAIRDGRIYAVGSVGRVQAAVAGLRGDTLNLQGRAVVPALTDAHVHITLQGLASMEVRLAGVTSLEEALAIIADRAVTLPAGAWLRGSGWDHVVWGRRWPTRTDLDAVCPEHPAVLLRKDGHSVWVNSAALRLAGISAATPDPPGGMIQRDRDGEPTGILIETAMDLVRRVEPELTETERLSALRLAINEALSYGIASIHVPPTPNHATAPETLADLQTLRARDELPLRCLVHLAQPQLEAAIALGLRSGFGDRWLRIGGLKLFADGSLGSESAEMLTHYEGRRHTGMATIDPEVLEATIRRANAHGIAVAVHAIGDAANRRVLDALERAAADRRAAGAAAPPLTLPNRIEHVQVLHPRDVGRLAQLEVIASMQPIHATSDMEMAEALWGSRCALAYAWRSVRDTGAVLAFGSDAPVETMNPWMGLHAAVTRQRPDGHPEGGWRPEQRLSVAEALEAYCVGPALASGESAEKGRIAPGMLADLAVLTGDPFRSSPAELPAITAAMTLVEGRVVFER; from the coding sequence ATGGGTTCAGTTCTGGTTCTCTACAACGGTCCAATCTACACCTTCACTGCCGAGGCGCCTACCGCGCAGGCGCTGGCCATTCGTGACGGGCGCATCTACGCGGTGGGCAGCGTCGGGCGGGTACAGGCGGCAGTTGCCGGTCTGCGCGGCGATACGCTCAATTTGCAGGGCCGCGCGGTGGTGCCGGCGCTCACCGACGCGCATGTGCATATCACCCTGCAGGGCCTGGCGAGCATGGAGGTGCGACTGGCGGGGGTGACCAGCCTGGAGGAGGCCCTCGCCATCATTGCCGACCGGGCCGTTACTCTTCCAGCGGGGGCCTGGCTGCGCGGCAGCGGCTGGGATCACGTGGTCTGGGGCCGCCGCTGGCCCACCCGGACCGATCTCGATGCCGTGTGCCCCGAACACCCTGCCGTCCTGCTCCGCAAAGACGGGCATTCAGTCTGGGTCAACAGCGCGGCCCTGCGGCTCGCCGGCATCAGCGCCGCAACGCCCGATCCGCCCGGCGGGATGATCCAGCGCGACCGCGACGGCGAGCCGACCGGCATCCTCATCGAGACGGCCATGGATCTGGTGCGCCGGGTGGAGCCTGAGCTAACTGAAACCGAACGTCTGAGCGCCCTGCGGCTGGCGATCAACGAGGCTCTCAGTTACGGCATCGCTTCGATCCACGTGCCTCCAACGCCCAACCACGCCACGGCGCCCGAGACGCTGGCCGATCTGCAAACCCTGCGCGCGCGGGACGAACTGCCCCTGCGTTGTCTGGTCCATCTGGCCCAACCCCAACTGGAGGCGGCTATCGCGCTCGGTTTGCGGAGCGGCTTTGGCGATCGCTGGCTGCGGATCGGCGGGCTCAAGCTCTTCGCCGATGGCTCGCTCGGCTCCGAAAGCGCCGAGATGCTTACCCACTACGAGGGTCGCCGCCACACCGGGATGGCCACAATTGACCCGGAGGTGCTCGAAGCGACCATTCGCCGCGCCAATGCCCACGGCATCGCCGTGGCCGTCCACGCCATTGGCGATGCGGCCAACCGGCGCGTGCTCGACGCGCTCGAGCGCGCCGCCGCCGACCGGCGCGCCGCCGGCGCCGCCGCGCCGCCGCTAACTCTGCCTAACCGCATCGAGCACGTGCAGGTGCTGCACCCCCGCGATGTGGGCCGCCTGGCCCAACTGGAGGTTATCGCTTCGATGCAGCCAATCCATGCCACCAGTGACATGGAGATGGCCGAGGCCCTCTGGGGCAGCCGCTGCGCCCTGGCCTACGCCTGGCGCAGCGTGCGCGATACGGGGGCCGTCCTGGCCTTTGGCTCCGACGCGCCGGTGGAGACGATGAACCCCTGGATGGGACTCCACGCCGCGGTGACCCGGCAACGACCCGACGGCCACCCCGAGGGAGGCTGGCGCCCCGAGCAGCGGCTGAGCGTCGCCGAGGCGCTGGAGGCGTACTGCGTCGGTCCAGCCCTTGCCAGCGGCGAAAGCGCCGAGAAGGGCCGCATCGCTCCAGGCATGCTCGCCGATCTGGCGGTGCTCACCGGCGACCCCTTCCGCAGCAGTCCCGCCGAGCTTCCCGCCATTACCGCGGCAATGACCCTCGTGGAGGGGCGGGTGGTGTTTGAGCGTTAG
- a CDS encoding histidine phosphatase family protein has product MHTTVYLIRHGETDWNLTGRWQGHTDVPLNTVGWRQAQLLGLRLVREGVRFEALYSSDLARAAQTAQEVSAALKVPVRLSRGLREIDLGVWSGHTTAELQALYPEDFARVAAGEDIPRGGGESIRAMRQRVVATVERIVAEHPGATIGIVTHGGCIRALLSHAVSLDGDEFQHFPHIGNTSISVVRIGALGWDTVVVNDMAHLEATHDPEMISAPPDDAEQPPAL; this is encoded by the coding sequence ATGCACACGACCGTTTATCTGATCCGCCACGGCGAAACCGACTGGAACCTCACCGGACGCTGGCAGGGGCACACCGATGTGCCGCTCAACACTGTCGGCTGGCGTCAGGCGCAGTTGCTCGGCCTGCGCCTGGTGCGTGAGGGGGTGCGCTTCGAGGCCCTCTACAGCAGCGATCTTGCCCGAGCCGCGCAGACCGCGCAGGAGGTGAGCGCGGCCCTGAAGGTGCCGGTGCGCCTCAGCCGCGGCCTGCGCGAGATTGACCTGGGCGTCTGGAGCGGCCACACTACCGCCGAGTTGCAGGCCCTCTATCCTGAGGATTTCGCCCGCGTCGCCGCGGGCGAGGACATCCCCCGCGGCGGGGGCGAGTCGATCCGCGCTATGCGCCAGCGTGTGGTTGCGACCGTTGAGCGGATCGTCGCCGAGCATCCCGGCGCAACTATCGGTATTGTCACCCATGGCGGCTGCATCCGCGCCCTGCTGTCCCACGCGGTGAGTCTTGACGGCGATGAGTTCCAGCACTTTCCGCACATCGGTAATACGTCCATCAGTGTGGTGCGCATCGGCGCTCTGGGGTGGGACACGGTCGTCGTGAACGATATGGCCCATCTGGAGGCGACGCACGATCCAGAGATGATCTCAGCTCCTCCCGATGATGCCGAGCAACCTCCTGCACTGTGA